ACGGTCGGCGTACAGCGCGCCCGCGCGTGGAATGCCCGCCGCCGGGAGCCGGCTGCCGAGGAGGAGCAGCCGGAGCCCGTCGACATCGTCGCGACGCTCCACGAGGCCGCCGACCCGGGCCGGTCCGTACTCCTGACGCAGATCCAGAAGGTGGCCGGGCTCCCCAACACCCGGGCTGTGCGGGCCCTCCTCGGCGAGGCAGGCATCCGCACTCGCGGCGTCCGTACGCCCGCGGGAAACGGCCCGGGCGTGCACCACGAGGACATCCCGCCGCCCCTCTCCCCCGAGTCGGACACCCCTTCCGAGGGTTGTTTGTGCAGCTCAGGCGCCAACGCCAACACCAACAACGAGTCCGGAGAGGGGGCCCGAGAGGGGTTGCGTGTAGAGCTCATCGGCCAGGCCGGGGCTCGGATCATCGACCCGAACGAGGCGCGCCGCCGGCACGAGGTGCGCGCCCGCTGAACCCCGGGGCGGCCGACCAGCTGCCAGGCGAGCGACCGCCCCGGTCCCCATCCCGAACAACGAGACAGGACCGCCCATCATGACACTGAAGAAGACGATGCCCGCCGCCCCGCAGACCCGCCCCGACCCGAAGCACGAGACGACGTACAGCGCGAGCAGGGGCGGCCACTACCCGACCGGCCAGAAGCCGGTGCCCGGCGCCCCGAAGAACCGCTGAACGAGGGGTTCCGCTAGAGCGGGGCCCGGCGTAGCGTCATTGATCCGAGGGGCAGCCTGGGCCCATGCGCGGGTGGTACCCGCGTCCGGAGCACCGGTCGGGCTGCCCTCCGGGGCTGCGGCCCTCCCACTTCAGGCCGCCCGGCCCCTGCCGCCTCCACCCGGCAGGGGCTTCACTACGCCCGTAGTTGCATCCCGCGTGATCGTGCCCCATCATGGGCGGCAGATCCGGCGTGCCCGGATACAGCCACTCAGGCCCCGCCCCACGCGGGGCCTTTTGCGTGCCCGGAGGTGACCACGTGGGCGGCAACCAGCACACCAACCCGGTCACCGACGAGACCCGCGCCGACATCCGCCGCCTCCACGCCGAAGGGTGCGGCCGTAACGAGATCGCTCGCCGACTCGTACGGAGCCCGCGCACGATCAGCGTGGAAGCCGCCGCCATGGGCCTCACGTTCGACCGCACGGCGACCGAGGAGGCCACCCGCGCCCGGGTCGCCGACCTTGCCGACAAGCGCTCCATCCTCGCCGAGGCGCTCACCGACGATGCGCTGAGACTCACCGCGCAGCAGTGGCTCCCCGCGAAGGTGTTCAACATCGGCGGCAAGGACAACACGTACACCGAAGAGGACGTCCCGGAGCCACCGGCGCTCGACAAAAAGAACCTGATGTCAGCGGCCGGTATCGCGATCGAGAAGTCCCTCCGGCTCGTGCCGCTCCAGGACGACGGCGGGCACGAGGCCGCCCGGTCCATGGTCGGTCAGCTCATGACCGGACTGGCGGCCGTCTACCGGGAGCAGCAGGACACCGAGCAGGCGCCACCCGATGACGAGGGGGACGGTGATGCTCCGTGACGTGCCCCTCCCCCTGTCAGGCCGGCAGGTAGCGAGCATCGTTGAGGCGCAGGACGCGCCGATCGCCCTCTGGTCCGGGGCCGTATCGTCCGGCAAGACGATCGCGTCTCTGATCGCGTTCCTGATCCGACTGACGCTCGCCCCCGACCACGGCCTCATCGT
The genomic region above belongs to Streptomyces marianii and contains:
- a CDS encoding helix-turn-helix domain-containing protein, with the translated sequence MGGNQHTNPVTDETRADIRRLHAEGCGRNEIARRLVRSPRTISVEAAAMGLTFDRTATEEATRARVADLADKRSILAEALTDDALRLTAQQWLPAKVFNIGGKDNTYTEEDVPEPPALDKKNLMSAAGIAIEKSLRLVPLQDDGGHEAARSMVGQLMTGLAAVYREQQDTEQAPPDDEGDGDAP